The Triticum urartu cultivar G1812 chromosome 6, Tu2.1, whole genome shotgun sequence genome includes the window aaaataaatggatcttcaagaggaagacggacgctgatagtagtgtaactatctacaaagctagaattgtcgcaaaaggttttcgacaagttcaaggtgttgactacgatgagagtttctcactcgtatctatgcttaagtctgtccgaatcatgttagcaattgccgcgttttatgaaatctggcaaatggataaacaaaactacattccttaatggatttactaaagaagagttgtatacgatgcaactagaaggttttgtcgatcctaaaggtgttaactaattatgcaagctccagcgatccatctatggactggtgcaagaatctcggagttggaatatacgctttgataagttgatcaaagcatatagttttatacagacttgcggtgaagcctgtatttacaagaaagtgagtgggagcactataacatttctgataagtatatgtgaatgacatattgttgatcggaaataatgtagaattattctgcaaagcataaaggagtgtttgaaaggagtttttcaaagaaagacctcggtgaagctgcttacatattgagtatcaagatctatagagatagatcaagacacttgataagttttttcaatgagtacataccttgacaagattttgaagtagttcaaaatggaacagtcaaagaaaaggtttcttgcctgtgttacaaggtgtgaagttgagtaagactcaaagcccgaccatggcagaagatagaaagagaatgaaagtcattccctatgcctcagtcataggttctataaagtatgccatgctgtataccagatctattgtatgccctaccactgagtttggcaagggagtacgatagtgatctaggagtagatcactggacaacggtcaaaattatccttagtggaataaggatatgtttctcgattatggaagtgaaaaaggttcgtcgtaaagggttacgccgatgcaagtttgacactaatctagatgactctaagtctcggtctagatacatattgaaagtgggagcaattagctagagtagctccatgcagagcattgttgacatagaaatttgcaaaatacatgcggatctgaatgtggcagacccgttgactaagattctctcacaagcaaaacatgatcacaccttagtactccttgggtgttaatcacatagcgatgtgaactagattactgaatctagtaaaccctttgggtgttggtcacatggcgatgtgaactatgggtgttaatcacatgatgatgtgaactatcgatgttaatcacatggtgatgtgatctagattattgactctagtgcaagtgggagactgaaggaaatatgccctagaggcaataatatagtTATTATTtaatttccttatttcatgataaatgtttattattcatgctagaattgtattaaccggaaacataatacatgtgtgaatacatagacaaacagagtgtcactagtatgcctctacttgactagctcgttaatcaaagatggttatgtttcctaaccatggacaaagagttgttatttgattaacgggatcacatcattagatgaatgatctgattgacatgacccattccattagcttagcacccgatcgtttagtatgttgctattgctttcttcatgacttatacatgttcctatgactatgagattatgcaactcccgtttgccggaggaacactttgggtgctaccaaacgtcacaacgtaactgggtgattataaaggagcactacaggtgtctccaaaggtacatgttgggttggcgtattttgagattaggatttgtcactccgattgtcggagaggtatctctgggccctctcggtaatgcacatcacataaagccttgcaagcattacaactaatatgttagttgtgagatgatgtattacggaacgagtaaagagacttgccggtaacgagattgaactaggtattggataccgacgatcgaatctcgggcaagtaacataccgatgacaaagggaacaacgtatactgttatgcggtctgaccgataaagatcttcgtagaatatgtaggagccaatatgggcatccaagtcctgctattggttattgaccggagacgtgtctcggtcatgtctacattgttctcgaaccgtagggtccgcacgcttaaggtttcgatgacagttatattatgagtttatgagtttatgtaccgaaggagttcggagtcccggatgagatcggggacatgacgaggagtctcgaaatggtcgagacgtaaagatcgatatattggacgactatattcggacatcggaaaggttccgagtgattcgggtatttttcggagtaccaggtagttacgggagaagcaatgggccttgatgggctttagtgggaagaggagaaagggccaaggggctgctgcgccccccctcccctttggtccgaattggactagggaaaagggggccggccacctctccttctcctccacttccttctcccttcctcccctcttgatggactcctactaggacttggagtcctagtaggactcccatcctggccgcaccaatagccttggccggcctcctcctcctctatcctttatatactgaggcagggggcaccccatagacacacaagttgatcctcgtgatcgttccttagccgtgtgcggtgccccctccaccatattccacctcggtcatattgttgcagtgcttaggtgaagccctgcgacggtagaacatcaagatcgtcaccacgccgtcgtgctgacggaactcctccccgacgctttgctggatcggagcccggggatcgtcatcgagctgtacgtgtgctaagaactcggaggtgccggagtaacggtgcttggatcggtcagatcgggaagacgtacaactacttcctcgacgttgcgtcaacgcttccgtagtcggtctgcgtgggtacgtagacaacactctcccctctcgttgctatgcatcaccatgatcttgcgtgtgcgtaggaaattttttgaagttactacgttccccaacattccGGGCCTTTAGGAATGCATAACATTTCAATGCCATTTTGGCATAAATAAGAGCAAAAGGTGTTATTAGGAAATAACCCCTTGCGATCTTAAAAGATCGTCCACCATCAAAGTTGGGGATAGCTAGGTAAAGAATCCAAATTCCTTGAACAAGAAGTTCAAAGGGGGGGCGTACACTTCGATCTTCTCGATCATCAGTAGCAACTATCGGGCTTGTATTGATAGCAGAAATCAGAATGAGGCAGGCAGATGCTATGACCATGTATGAGTGCATGCCGTTTGCCCAGCAAGTGGCTACCAATTCACGTTCGGTAACGATATCAAACGCATCACCCGTGGAGCCATGTGTGGAGAGGACATAAGATATGATGGGTAGGAACAAGGTGGTTGCCCCAGCAAGAGATAGCGGGTGAAGCCATAGTGGCGATAACGATGGCCAAAGGCGCCTATTCCAACTATGACTCCTGCGAAGATGGCGTTGAGGAGCATCATCGCCTCCGCTCGCCACAGCTGCCCTGTTATGTGCTTGGAGAACTCTTTCATGATGTCCTTGCCGCAGTTCTCAGAAGCATCCGCCATGATCGCTGATGGTCAAATTTGAATATCAGTATAACCCGATGAGGAAAATAAGACGATAATGGAACCAACTATTGATGTAGTGCAAATGAAAATGACGTTCATGCAGAACTAAGTCGGAAATGAAATGAAGAATAAAGAAAGTTCAAAACTCTACTCAACACACTGTGGTGCTTTCTACCTAGTTTTATATATGGTGATGAAGTCAGTAAAGGAATGTACCTCGTACGTCGTAGCCAGGGGCGATGAAGCGGAGATCGACGTGGATACCGACCGCCTGGCCTTGTTTGATTATTGTTTGATATCTGCAGAGCATGGAGCACATGGAACTAGTAATATATACACAAGCAAGCACATTTGCCATGCCCTGCACGACCAGTCTTGCCATACAAGAGATGCTTATCTTTATCtttacccatttctctccttggAATATGTTGCTTTCGTTTATGGTTTTTTTATCTTCTTTTTTTTGCCAATAATATGTTGCTTTCTCTGTCTTATTCCTCTGTGCCAAAGCACGCCGTGTCTTATCTTTATTCGAATGGTTTGCTGTTAGTTAGATATTTCACGTGTATGCATGATTGCCATCGTCCATGCATGGCTCGGAATATGTTCTTTGCTTCTGCGAGCGAGTCAGGTATATATTCATCTTTTTTAGAAAAAGAGAATGACcctcggcctctgcatctgggtgATGCATACGgtcactttattaattattttCACAAGACCTTATAAAAtcatacaacagtaagactaaagccgccgtctaagcaacaaatgtcgctacacctatccagttgatgaagAGGCGCAGATAGCcagggcctaataccaaacagacatcacagccaagcctaacatctaagacctaaGACCCCAACCTAGCCACTTGTCGGGTCTTGGGCACTCACTGGTCCGGCGTGCTCtcagaggccgccgccgccaactgccaccgctccatcttcagaactgtactgacgcatcaaccttgctcggtctagctatcatcgacgccaccacggcgcccaacggcacctcctccctgcgcgcaaacagctgagcacgtcgcggtcgccactgatacacctcagctccatgctgccaagtaccaccaaccgacacagcttgaagtccttggaagatctgtcgtgcgtagcacctgccgaccaggcatgacaagacgtagcacctgtcggtcaagcatgacttgacatctccaccgaagctccgtgcaagacgaagccgctccacctcctgcctctgACTTCCAGCGCTGCTCCATGAACGATGCTCCCAAGAGAGAAACGACACCGCAGTGCCTCGTCTGATCTGGAACATcagatcctagggtttcccccggagcagCACGAGTGGGTCGACAGTAGTTACAAGACGATGCCTTCATCAAGCTAACAACATAGAACGCCGCCCTCGCCTGCCGTCGGCTCGGTTTTCACCGGCAACCATGTCTCCCCAACTCGCAGCCGGGACTAGATGATGGATCTCAAGATCCGGTCACCAAGCTTCTGGCCGGCCAccgccgacgaagaagatgaccACCACCACTGGCTACACCGGCTAGAACAGATTTGCCATGGGTGCCGCCAAGCAGTCCACCAGGCCCTTGACACCGCCGCCAATCTAAAGCCAGATGACATGCCGTCGAAGACcgcatcgcgccgccgcccgatTCAGGCCAATCGCCGCAGCCACCGCCCGTGGCCCGAGGCAGGGTCGAGCACCGCCATCGTCGAAGCCAACACCGTCGCTTCTAGATCGGCGGCACCTCCACGTATGTTGGGGCCCCGCCACCCTTGAGACGCGggagtgaaagtgcgttatatcgactagagggggggtgaataggcgatttttatgaaattcttcactgatgaatttgctggtgaggaaattccttagcgaagaactaccagcagcggaatgagtactcaaaagtaaacataacagattacaagcatagtcatcatgatgaaatgaagacagacacagagtacagaagcgtaaacacaggataatacatgatgaagacaaacagactaaagaaattgaactgaggaaattaagaaagtcttcagtcaaagtcttcaaacacagatatgaacaagcacacaacacagttatgagaaaatgaaagagttgaggaaatagaaccagtaagcttggtgaagacaatgatttggtagaccagttccaactgctgtctcagttgtacgtctggttggagcggctgagtatttaaactcgaggacacacagtcccggacacccagtcctgaacacgtagctcaggacacccagtcctcaccgtattctccttgaactaaggtcacacagacctcgtccaatcactcgtggtaagtcttcaggtgacttccaaaccttcacaaacttggtcactcggcgatccacaattcctcttggatgccctagagcatgacgcctaaccgtctggaagaagcacattcttcaaaggtaacaagcgtcggatccacgcaggatcattctcttcagtgatgctcaatcacttggggtttgtaggtgtttgggttttgggttttttggtttttcctcacttgatgattttcgctcaaagtccttggaggatgggttgctctcaaatgacaagtgtcagtttctctcggagcagccaaccagctagtggttatagggggcggctatttatagcctagggagcagcctgacatgataagacataaatgcccttcaatgatatgaccgttaggtggatagatattttgggacagctggcgcatagcacagcaacggtcggaattttgagtaacaaaatcctcagggctatcatgttcctcactgtgtaggaaatccgcactggcgaatttctaactcctcagtcagaacaaattcctcagggaccagaagaacttcgtctctctcactgaagaatatgactggactgtatgagatttccaatggcttcactcgaagggattggtgggtgtaggattttgagttgagcatcacatggaaaattttccttactatttcctcgaccccctttaacagtacggtgtttcctatgactcaagaaagagaaaatgaaactatgaaaacaaaagtgtTCACGCTTTATGTTCcttgaatgaataccaagtcttcaagatcacaccattttcttcactttcaaagtcttcagaataccaaagtcttcagacgaagaacttcatttttaggggtcgactttctctataaatatcagactcctcatagacttatagacctgtgtacactcataaacacattagtcccttaacctataagtcttcaatacaccaaaatcactaaggggcactagatgcacttacaatctccccctttttggtgattgatgacaatataggttaaattttcaatggggataaacatatgaagtgtaactactaatattgaggaatttgattgcaagatatagaagaactccccctgaagatgtgcatagtgaggaatttgcttttgaggcaatgcacacttgaagagttgaatcatggagatctccccctatatcttgtaattcatacacgcatttgatatataacagtgaagaatttgaaatgcatgatgaaatatggtgactgatgtaattcagcatgcgtgcaataatattaatgaggaataagcatgcagaaaaacgtatcaagagtatcagagcaccatcgggtttaagtttacaattcgatccaataaagtcgcagaagaacgagagttgtaacttaacaaaaaacgcccatatagaaagacccgcttgaagactaactcaaaattctccccctttgtcatcaaatgaccaaaaggaacgaatatgaggactaatgcccctaaagaatatcaagttgatgaaggagcgccagcgttgttggggtcgtttgttgtagtagggcctgccgcagtgtcgtccaagtattcattttcatcagtgtcgcacgatgaagaatatgagctggccaccagagaaggaaccttgaccttcttgaatttcttcggtggaggtgcagaccagtcaaaatcttctttgagacccatgttcttcagatcttcttcaccatacagatgtgacaggattgcccaggtgcgaccgaagacttgatggaggtagtagtggtttttcttcactacattgtgtgtggcagtcatgttgtgaagaagtgaaccaaactgacgcttaacccatttgtgatttcgatccaccttctggtgaagactaagcagaagttcacggtcagtcatcacgcgcggagtAGTGGTTCGAGGAGTgtacttgggtgcattggcagagtcatgtgcgGCAGATttatcattggtggaataagatgcagctttgctaAACTGACCAttcaatggacgaatgccttcatctattacagttggtgccttgccctttccatcaactgaggaatatgtctgcttgaggattTCAATTGGgggaaagtagctgaggtgattctggaaatcaactttgtagttgagtgaagaccttgtcctgaggaatctcataatccaaggtgcataaggcttcagctcaaacggagacagtgcaacattggccatagtcctcatgaagaaatcgtgataattgacaggaatgccatgaacgatgttgaataccagattcttcatgatgccaacaatttcctcatcagatgagtcgtggcctttgataggactgattgtcctcataagaatacgatagacagttctgggcacgtacatcaattccttcacgaggaatttggttcttagtgcctgacctggcttcaaaggtttcatcagcacctgcatgtaatgatgtgtgagcttaggttcactgtagatgcagcgagcttcttcaaggggaggactgagtggtagagcacgaagcaattcagaggatggtgcagtgtagtgagtgttttcagacatccagtccaacacccaggaattcacatcttcagcatctctagtgatgtgcagcgttgcatagaattgaagaatcagttcttcattccaatcgcagatgttagagcaaaagtttagcagtccagcgtcgtgaagaacactgaggactggtgcgaagcacggcagagattccatatccacgtgagaaatatgctcatggtagaaaaccttctccttgttgaacaacactgagaaatagaaattggcttgactagcagtccagaaatgcctcttcctaatgcgagcagagttatatgggttgtaatcttcgaagaatacgtgctcgccgaagaaatcatcagccttgaacttttgcttgcgtgagaatgggtcctttggcttcggcagaggagtgtcagtgagttgcatcatgacttcaggaatctcaatcacaggttcttcaggctgatgAATTTCTGGTGCCTCCTCAGTGACAGTCtgcgtcgttggttgttcagcagcagcagtttcttcagtgctagtggctggaatttcctcatggacagatgcagtgggatgagtttcttcagagcccatatgtacagtttgtgtgggggactgatgaatttgctgtagaggggtgaacattggtgagtttggatgctgactttcacagaattcatcactgattatgGGTGTGGAgaagccaatgtccacatcttcatcttccatttcttcaatgccagcctcttcagctgtgaactaaggcataggcgaggagatgataggttttgaagggatcgcatccacttcaatttcttcatccaacggttcagacgaagcagcaaaaggagtttcttcatcagatccgctggggatcacatattcttcatcaaaaggaacaaggtcctttgatggcctggttgagatgggaacatcatcaatcggatttgcaaatgaacttgtcatagacttcattttcttcggagctgaagaatctgaagcagctgatgctttccttttcttcactgtagc containing:
- the LOC125512724 gene encoding uncharacterized protein LOC125512724 → MCSMLCRYQTIIKQGQAVGIHVDLRFIAPGYDVRAIMADASENCGKDIMKEFSKHITGQLWRAEAMMLLNAIFAGVIVGIGAFGHRYRHYGFTRYLLLGQPPCSYPSYLMSSPHMAPRVMRLISLPNVNW